One region of Desertifilum tharense IPPAS B-1220 genomic DNA includes:
- a CDS encoding site-specific integrase gives MESSQPPPKKLLDQVRDAIRVNHYSYRTEKTYVQWICCFILFHEKRHPKEMGVPEIEAF, from the coding sequence ATGGAGTCTAGTCAGCCACCTCCCAAGAAACTGCTGGATCAAGTTCGTGATGCCATTCGTGTGAATCACTACTCGTACCGCACCGAAAAAACCTACGTTCAATGGATTTGCTGCTTTATTCTTTTTCACGAAAAGCGGCATCCTAAAGAGATGGGAGTGCCTGAGATCGAGGCATTTTGA